In Fusarium oxysporum Fo47 chromosome VII, complete sequence, the following proteins share a genomic window:
- a CDS encoding NmrA family protein — protein sequence MYWALCLSSTEKPGVLFPTVGLSHWPTIPIATVATVLVIGASGRVGSHVVKGLDANCEGITVRLATSRATTAERWRREGRQAVILDLEKPETLPAALKGIDRVFIVTGGTAAMLYQSKMLIDASAAAGVKFVVHLGVYSSGRDHIPHFGRHDMVETYIKASGLAWTNLHPNVILDSVLVTEPSTTEKGSFDVMWGEAAFGWVSAADIGTVAAAVLREGPEKHAGADYSLSPEILTGPQAAAIITEATGIKIKCNVLTSEGLAAKLTSIPDAGTRLYLESAVQTMRLGESGQMHYQATARDDFQTVMGRPATTLYDWARRNLSPKT from the exons ATGTATTGGGCCCTGTGTCTCTCCTCCACCGAGAAACCTGGGGTACTCTTTCCCACCGTTG GCCTGTCCCACTGGCCTACTATACCAATTGCCACTGTGGCCACTGTACTTGTTATCGGCGCATCAGGCAGGGTAGGCTCACATGTCGTCAAAGGGCTTGATGCAAATTGCGAGGGTATCACGGTGCGATTGGCGACCAGCCGTGCCACGACTGCCGAGCGATGGCGACGAGAAGGGCGGCAAGCTGTCATTCTGGATCTTGAAAAACCCGAAACACTGCCAGCAGCATTGAAAGGCATCGACAGGgtcttcatcgtcactgGCGGCACGGCAGCCATGCTGTACCAAAGCAAGATGCTGATCGACGCATCTGCAGCCGCCGGAGTCAAATTCGTGGTCCACCTTGGTGTCTACAGCTCGGGCCGGGACCACATTCCGCACTTTGGCCGGCATGACATGGTTGAGACCTACATCAAAGCGTCCGGGCTGGCTTGGACCAACCTGCACCCCAATGTCATCTTGGATTCCGTTTTAGTCACCGAACCATCAACCACCGAGAAAGGTTCCTTCGATGTCATGTGGGGAGAGGCTGCATTCGGCTGGGTTTCAGCCGCCGACATCGGTACTGTAGCGGCCGCAGTGCTCCGCGAGGGACCCGAGAAGCACGCCGGTGCCGATTACAGCCTCAGCCCAGAGATCCTCACTGGTCCACAGGCCGCCGCTATCATCACGGAAGCCACAGGGATCAAGATAAAATGCAATGTTCTCACCTCGGAGGGCCTTGCGGCGAAGCTCACGTCAATTCCGGACGCCGGTACTCGCCTCTACCTAGAGAGCGCTGTGCAGACAATGCGTCTTGGCGAGAGCGGGCAAATGCATTACCAAGCTACTGCGCGTGATGACTTCCAAACTGTCATGGGTCGGCCTGCGACAACGCTGTACGATTGGGCACGTCGGAACCTGTCACCAAAGACATGA
- a CDS encoding thioesterase-like superfamily-domain-containing protein, with protein sequence MSNSHLPNSHAAVTPTWRPFNFPRTPLPDAIKTSPVADSDGQRYSGSVPLDWCGNGGRRLAAHGGYCATVLMMTARQYYRDKHGSLGNMEPLNMSVEFLEPLPQGRFEIALETLSRGKRTSTIEARLKSLELHEHKICTVAVVRLGILRDDGQVTNMQPSVWRVPDRTMDCVRWSDASYYYMNPPASTIRVYTPNDGNSPLWSERFGGQNTRYQWAKLDDGGEFGFEHLPVLADLVPPIFLNYAENGMEAASSWGIPTTALNIMFRSEITPEDWLLTRTTMNRIHGGRFDMNIEILNEHGQLLASCVQLCSVIPIGKSNSKTAGNL encoded by the exons ATGTCAAACTCACATCTGCCCAATTCTCACGCAGCCGTTACTCCAACATGGAGACCTTTCAACTTCCCTAGAACCCCATTGCCGGACGCGATCAAGACGAGTCCAGTTGCCGACTCCGATGGACAGAGATATAGTGGCAGTGTCCCACTGGACTGGTGCGGCAATG GCGGCCGTCGATTGGCAGCCCATGGTGGGTATTGTGCCACAGTTCTGATGATGACAGCGCGGCAATATTATCGCGACAAGCATGGGAGCCTGGGGAACATGGAACCCCTCAACATGTCCGTGGAGTTCCTCGAACCGCTACCCCAGGGTCGATTCGAGATTGCTCTTGAAACTCTTAGCAGAGGTAAACGCACTTCAACGATTGAAGCCAGGCTGAAATCGTTAGAGCTCCATGAACACAAGATCTGCACAGTTGCTGTAGTGAGGCTTGGTATATTGAGAGACGACGGTCAAGTCACCAATATGCAACCTTCAGTCTGGCGAGTACCAGATCGAACGATGGATTGCGTCCGATGGTCAGATGCCAGTTACTACTACATGAATCCCCCGGCATCGACGATAAGGGTATACACACCTAATGACGGCAATTCGCCACTGTGGAGTGAAAGATTCGGAGGACAGAATACCAGATATCAGTGGGCGAAAttggatgatggaggagagTTCGGTTTCGAGCACTTGCCTGTACTGGCAGACCTG GTTCCCCCCATCTTCCTCAATTATGCTGAGAATGGGATGGAAGCCGCCAGCAGCTGGGGTATACCCACCACCGCTCTGAACATTATGTTCCGGTCTGAGATTACTCCAGAGGACTGGCTCCTCACTCGAACCACAATGAACAGAATACACGGCGGGAGATTTGATATGAACATTGAGATTCTCAATGAACATGGACAACTTCTTGCTTCCTGCGTACAGCTTTGTTCAGTTATACCTATTGGAAAGTCTAATTCTAAGACTGCAGGCAACCTCTAG
- a CDS encoding uncharacterized protein (expressed protein), translating to MAVTRSSRTSSSTSYSKNVKPCDVHNQPPANLFKSISTEQGSRRYPFRHLERRRPGQDSTVARPTPASKKLLAIPTNSAVDLSQARSHRHSNSDLSQHCKRSFKPIDNHRAKRRMDNLQKFNMACIRSANETVKIWEGWVAANRKSPYEMKRNAALATTAIQTFHYYTKNFEDVAGDNKPKLYKHKTIQRLNDSVRRMLPGLPIV from the coding sequence ATGGCAGTCACCAGAAGCTCTAGGACGTCTTCCTCTACGTCGTATTCAAAGAATGTCAAACCTTGCGACGTTCACAATCAGCCGCCCGCCAATTTGTTCAAGTCCATCTCCACCGAGCAGGGATCGCGACGATATCCTTTTCGTCATCTAGAACGGAGAAGACCTGGGCAAGACTCTACAGTAGCCAGGCCTACCCCAGCTTCCAAGAAGTTACTGGCCATACCGACAAACTCTGCTGTTGATCTGAGCCAAGCTAGATCACATCGCCACAGCAACTCAGATCTTTCCCAGCATTGCAAGCGATCATTCAAACCCATCGATAACCACCGGGCCAAACGTCGCATGGATAATCTTCAAAAGTTCAACATGGCATGCATACGTTCCGCCAACGAGACTGTGAAGATATGGGAGGGCTGGGTTGCGGCCAATAGGAAGTCGCCATATGAGATGAAGCGCAACGCTGCTCTTGCGACTACAGCCATTCAGACTTTCCATTATTATACTAAGAATTTTGAGGATGTGGCAGGAGATAATAAACCAAAGCTTTACAAGCACAAGACCATTCAGCGGCTAAATGATAGTGTACGAAGGATGCTACCAGGACTTCCGATAGTATGA